In Erpetoichthys calabaricus chromosome 2, fErpCal1.3, whole genome shotgun sequence, a genomic segment contains:
- the LOC114642827 gene encoding protein rapunzel-like, with amino-acid sequence MDSSEVKQIIRGIWMGISEVSCKAAAVHPLFGIVGLLMKGISSAVEKVELREVPKDLEEVLRNIDAILQENNATLNQIKKMSVILENDDIVTNIKYQYKTFENMYNAKEKVKQETDNFIGVFKQHEHGKNLYSLYDVVMWENKKFGKPILEVYKECSGNDPVVMKDLCTFLLCLFAEGIIALVAFNIVTDDNVDKCVKEWKEKMENVDRKLAEVLKESQLSQ; translated from the coding sequence ATGGATAGCTCTGAAGTTAAGCAAATTATACGTGGAATTTGGATGGGCATCTCAGAAGTATCATGTAAAGCTGCAGCAGTTCACCCTCTGTTTGGCATCGTGGGATTACTAATGAAGGGTATATCAAGTGCTGTGGAGAAAGTTGAACTCCGCGAGGTTCCGAAAGACTTGGAAGAAGTTCTTAGAAATATAGATGCCATTTTACAAGAAAATAATGCAACACTaaatcagattaaaaaaatgtcagttaTCTTAGAGAATGATGATATTGTGACAAACATTAAATATCagtataaaacatttgaaaatatgtATAACGCCAAGGAAAAAGTTAAGCAGGAGACCGACAATTTCATAGGGGTATTTAAACAGCATGAACATGGCAAAAATCTGTACAGCCTTTATGATGTTGTCATGtgggaaaataaaaaatttgggAAGCCTATTTTGGAGGTTTATAAAGAATGTTCCGGAAATGATCCGGTAGTTATGAAGGATCTGTGCACATTCCTGCTGTGCCTTTTTGCAGAAGGAATTATTGCCCTTGTGGCTTTCAACATTGTTACTGATGACAATGTGGACAAATGTGTCAAAGAGtggaaagaaaaaatggaaaatgtggaTAGGAAACTGGCAGAGGTGTTAAAAGAAAGCCAGTTGAGTCAGTAA